The Oleiphilus messinensis DNA segment TGGTGCGATCAATCACTCTATATCCGAGATAATAGACTGGTTTCGAACCACCCGCACTCATGCTTATACCGCCTGTCACGCTGCAATACCCCCATAATTCAATACCTTCTCGATATTATGAACCATACAATACAACTGCCATTGACCTTGAACCTTTGCTTTCCCTCTAAGGCTAAAGCGATTTAACTTTTTCGCAGTGCCAATATTGCCAAACACCGGTTCCACGACTGACATCCTGTGGCTATATATCTGCTTCCCTGCATCACTGTCGACACGGTGCTTCATCCAATCGGTGTAAGTCGGTTTGCGCTTATCCGACAAGGTAAAAGGAACTTACGGATCGCTGTCTTTGTTACTCTGTACTCTGGAATACTCTGGAACGCCGGGCCGCGCAGGCATGCAGGGTGTTGTGGGGACTGGGGGTTAGACCCCCTGGTTACCCGATTATAGTTATTTGTCGATGTAATACACCAACTCGACACTACCATTGATCTCAATGGTCCCTGGCTCAAAGCTGGCATCACTATAATTAGCACGGGACGCAGCTCCCCCGATAGATATTTGTTCGCCTCCCCATGCGTTTGAGATGCTATAGATTGGGCCTAACTTTACGTTCATTAGTTCGGATACGAGCTTCGCCTTACGCTTCGCGTTCTCAACTGCCTCTCTTATGGCATAATCACTAGCTTCGTCTTTTTCCGAAATTTCCATTTTTATTTTTTGTACCCTATCGATGGGTACATTTACTAGCTTTTCCATTACTTCATTGTATTTAGACAGGTCTCTTAATTTAATTGTGATATCGCGGTCAACCTCATGACCTTTTTCAATGTACTCCCCATTACGATACTCACGATTTGGTACAATTCTAAGTTCCGATGAATTTAAATCTTTGCTATCTACACCGATTTCTTTTAGATAGTTGATCAAATTAGAAGACCTTTGGTCCACATTTGATTTGGCTTCAGCCATAACATCGTCAATTTTCTTAATTGATACATTTATCTCAGCCAAATCTGGCTCAATGTCCACCGTACTAGATCCATTTACTACAATATGTTCTGTACTTGGAATTGATTTATTCTGATCTCTAGACATGACTACCCCTATGTTTCGAAACTACTTAAAACTCTAACGAGGCTGTAGAAAAAGCCAATCATGACCCAATATCCACGCACCTCAAATTTAATTCCTATCCATTAACCATCGGCTATGATTTATCCGCTGGTAAGTTAATTATTTCGTTATTTCAAATTCGTGCGATCCATCGCTTTATCTCCGGGTTTGCAAACCAATCTTAAGCCACCCGGACTCATGCTTATACCCGCTGTCACGCTGCAATATCCCCATAATTCAATACCTTCTCGATATTATGCACCATACAATACAGCTGCCATTGACCCTGAACCTTAGCTTTCCCTCTCAGGCTAAAGCGATTTAACTTTTTCGCAGTGCCAAGGTGGTCATCTTGGCCGATTCGTTATCTGTGATATTACTCTTCACTTCCTTTGGTCTTTTCCCCTGGCCCATCCGTGGGCGCTGGAGCTTTAAAAACTGGTCGATTTTCTCCGCTGCTTTATCGTAAGCGTTCATACTAAGACGCAGTTGACTAGATCATCATGGTGGGGTGAGTACTTTCAACAAACGGATAATCTCTGATAGTTCATCTTCTGAAATTTTTTGATAATCATCAAAACTATCAAGTTGGTAATTGGCGAGAATCCCGTTTATTTGACTAATGGTGTTGAGAAATTTTCGTCGGTGCTTCGACTGTAGTCCGTTCAGGTCGATGCCCATTAATGCTTTTCCCGCCAGATGTGCTTTCTGCCAACGAGCCAGTTTCTTGTCTGAGCTGATTTGCCGGACTTGCTCAGCCTTTGTCTTCCATTCCTGGTAAGCTTTCTTATCTGCCATTGCGAGAGTTATCCAGTATCGAACGCAACGGATTGGAAGCAAACTTTTCTTTCCAGACCCGTGGCGTGAGGTCGATGATTTCCTTTGCCGGGTGATAGTCAATGCGTTGTAACACGTCGATCAGATAGGTGGTTGGATTAATATCATGAAGCTTGCACGTACTGATCAGGCTTTGAATGATACCTACATGTTCCGCACCCAACTCTGTCCAACAAAAGAGCCAGTTCTTCTTGCCAAGAGGAATCGGGCGAATTTCCCGCTCAAGGTGATTGGTATCCATTGCTACATCCGGATCTTCCAGAAACACCCGCAATTGGTCTTGCCGTTTAAGCATGTAGTTGAGACTCTTTAACCAATCATCACTGGGTGTCAAATCGGGACGACCTATCTGTTGCTCACACCAGATGAAGAACGCATCAACCAATGGCTTGCTATGAGTAAGCCGATAATGACGTTTCTTTTCACCGGCAAGGCGTTGTTCCCGAATTAGCTCTTCATGAGCATACAGGTTTTGAATGATCCGCAATGCCTGCTGTACCGCCTCCGGCTCCTGGGTTTCTGCCTCCAACAGCATTCGACGACCATGCACCCAGCATTGTGCATGGATCAATCCATCTACTTGCTTTTGGTAACTGGCATAGGCGGAATAGCCATCCGTCAACAACGTGCCGGTAAAGTGTTTCTTTAACGTCTTCTCAATGTGCATCCGACCTCGGGTATTGGCAAACGTAAATACCACCTCATTTTCTTCTCCGAAAATGGGCCAAAACCAACATTGTTTGAGTTTACCCGGTCCTTGCCGACCGGCTTTAATGGGCGTTTCGTCCATGGCCAACACTTTGCTCTGTAAGACATGTTCAAGTTGGGCTACAGCAATAGGTCGAAGTAGCTCAATGGCTCGTTTGCTCAGGTTGGTTAAGGTCGTTCGACTAAGGGTAACACCGGAACGTGTTAAGCGTTGATGTTGGCGATGCAACGGAAGATGGTAAAGAAATTTGTCGATGAGCAACCCCACAATAAAACTCACATCTGCGACGCTGCGCTCCAGCACGTTGTCCGGTGCCGGTGGCGTAATAGGTTTGTCTTCGGACTTGCGCTTAATGACAGGACGCTCAAACTGGAGAACCACAAAATTTGAAGTCTGTTGTGCCAGGCGATACGTCACCTTGGTGCCAATGATTTCGTATTGATCTGCATCCTCCCCTCTAAGTTCATCCGGCAGTAATTCAATCACCTGCACCGGAACATCATTGGTAAAACGCAAGCCTCTGCCGTTGACATCATCTTCTTGGCGTTGCTTTGATGCCACACCTCGATGATAAGTGATGGTTTGCTTTTCTTCCGGCTCAGGTGGAGGTTCAGGCACTTCACCTAACAGAGCATGGAAGTGTGTTTGTTCGGGGGGATCCAATACGCGCTTTTCAGTTTTACTGCCGAAAACCTGCTTCTGATACCAATTAAGTTGCCGTTCAAGGTCGACCACACGAGCCTGTAAACGCGCGTTTTCCTGCAGCACTTTACTGTGAGCTTCTTGAGGCGGGAGTGGTTCAATTACGGTATCATCCATGGTTCCGGATTATATCCGAAACCGACTCAGATCACATGGCTGTAACGCTTGAACTGGCGATATTTTTGCACTTCGATGCCTTCGATCAACCATTGCAGTTGAGCGGTATTCAATCCTTGCTTTTCAGCCGCATCAGCTTTGTAATGAAATTGCCCTTGCTCCAGTCGTTTGGTCCAAATACAGTAACCAGATGGCTCGAAATATAAAATCTTCATGTGGGTTTTACGTCGATTTATAAAGACAAAGTACTGTCCGTTACTCGGAATCTCGCGAAGCTTTGTTCTCACCAGGCCGATTAATCCTTTGAATGATTTGCGCATATCGGTGGGCTTGGTATAGAGCCAAATACGAGAGTGAGGTGATGGTGTAAACATTATCGGTGCAAGCTCAGTTCAAACCAATTACCAATACGACAATTAAGATGAAAACGATCCCCGGAAACCTGGCTGTTCATTGGCAAGGGAGATAAGTTAATGAAGTCACTGGATTCTGCAGTCTTGGTATTTTGTGCTAAGCGCTGTCGCCATTGACAGAAGCTTGCATAACCAAGCTGGTTTGCTTTACAGAAAGCCGAAGCAGAGAGCCCTGACTCATTCCACTTCCGGATGATGTTTTGCCATTGATCTGCAGTTCGGTATGTACGTTTGTTTTTCATTAGCTGGTTACCTCAAAGATTGAATTTTGAAGCGTAGCTTAACGAGCGGGAGTTAGTTGGAATAGAGCGCCTTAGAATGAACGCTTACGCTTTATCAAGCGTTTTCACGGCCTGCTCATAGCGCTTCTGCCGTTCTTCATTATGGTAATTAGGGACGAAAATCGACAGGTCGAGCTTATGTTCGATGAGATGAGATGAGATGAGATAAGATGATGGATAGCGTATTCAAAGGTAACGGGTTGGAGTTGATCGTGGTAGTTGATCACCACCATTGTGCTTTGATTGTAAGGCTTGAACTTTGGCATCTGAATCACTCCTTGATCAATGCTCTGAGTTTAGCAAAATATGGGTGGCAATCGACCTTTTTCTAAAGGCTCAATGCCCAGATCACCAGCAATTTTGAAGGGACTATTTTTTATTAAAATGACGCGCAGCGGCATACAAAAAGGGGCCCTGGAAAATTGTCTTGTTACAAGCTATTTGATGATGTGCCTAAATGTGAGGCTAATTCTCTCACCAACCCCATTCTGTTTTGGGATCGCGTGCATCCACTTCTCTTGCACTTCATCGTCCATATATAAAAGAGCACCGCTTTTAAGCGGATACTTATGTTTGATCTCCTTATCTTCTTTACTTCGATAAGAAATATTACGCTCTGAACCTAACGATACAATCGCCACGCCAGTACCCTTGAGCAATTCTTCACTTGAATCGGAATGATACCCCATGGATGAATCGCCATCTAAGTAGTAATTAAGAAGGCAGTTATTGGGCATAAACCCCAACTCTTCATCAATCTTTTCGCAAATAGCACCCAATGCCTCGGGCATTTCCACATTTGGATAAGTAATCCCGGAATAATCATAGGACACACCAAAGCTCGCGGTTTTCCGCGCCTTCATTCTTTCATCCCAATCCACTGAATCTTTCAGTTTGAGAAATAGGGAATCAGAATCTTTAACGAAATTTTCAATGAGTATTAAATTCGGCTCCATCCGACTCGTCTCTTGTAACGCTTTGCTCACCGGAAAATTAGGAGCGCAGCAACTTGTATGGCTTAAATCTCACCAATTAGTTCAATCTCTTCTCTGCCCATACCATAGTCAACGAAAGCACTTAACATTGCTACATAGGTAGAACATTAAGCCACCTAACAGAGCTGTAGACCCAAACTGAATTTACCCGAATCACAGTCTCTTTTGGGGTGAGCACGTCCAGCATAACGCCCAAGAAAGTTAATCAATTTGCGCGCATTGAGCTTAGTTGCTTTTCGGTCAACGCGCATGATGCCGAGCATCGTATCGCAAAAAGTCACTGTGCAGCACATCGCAGCTTTTCGAGTGGATAGCACTTTGCCGAGTATGCGTTGTGCGCTGTGGCAAATAAAACGCTTCATGAGTGCCGCCGTAATCGCCGCCCAGATTAGCCCGGTTGCTATTGATTCCTTGCCGGTATCAAAGCACCGTAGATTGGCATAGGATTTCCACTCTTTGAATAACAACTCGATTTGCCAGCGAAGCCGGTAAGCCTCACTCACCTCGTCCAGAGAAAACTGCTCTTGAGGAAGGTTGGTTATCAGCCAGGAGAATTTCTTTTCCCGCTTGATCCAACAAGCAACCAATCTTGCGGTGATTGTGTGCTTTCCTTTTTTCCAGGAAACAATTAATTCCGTACGTTGTCGCTTGAACAGCTTGCCTTGCACTGTTTTCAGCGGCTTTCCCTTCACGTGCTTCAGCATTTTGCCATCTTCTCGATAAGCAGCCTCGACGACTGGATTAATGTTGTTCTTACACCGCGCGATATAAAACCCTCCAGTATCCTGCAAGTTCTGAAACCACTCCAGATCGAAGTACCCCCGGTCAAGCAGCAACAAACACCCGGATAGCGTTTGGGGCTCAGGGAGGTAGTCCCGCTCGCTGGCGGTATCGGGGGTCAACGAGATAGAACAGGGCTGATCTGCTAGAAGATCCATGGTCACTTGAAGTTCAACAGCGGCAGGGCTGATGGTTTTGAAACGACCAGGAAACGATTTCTTCAACGAGTCCTTCACAGCAAACGAGCTGCCATCCTGAATCAGAATCTGTTTGAACTGATGAAAAGAGTGGCCTTCTGGAAAAGCCAGAGAGGGTTGCAACCAATCTGTGAGGAGTGATGACAGTACTTCGCGCATAAACTCAGGAAACTCGGGCTTCGAAAATTGATTGTGAAAGGCCCGATAAGAGATATTGCTCTCCGACCACTCGCAGTACCGCCGCTGAATGTCTGCCACACTTTCTATGGTGCTCGAGGCCATCACTGCAACCAGGCATGTGACTAGATTAAAAGGCGTAATTCGTCTCTGCCGCACACAGAAATCTTCTTGTTTAGCGATTTCAGTAATTTTTTCTGGGTTGAGGGAATGGGTGAGTTTTTCAAGAAATGTGGTAAATTTACGCTGATTCATTCTGCTTTAGGGTCGGTAGTGTGTTTGGCGACTAACAATCTACCTTATTGCAGGATGAATCCATATTAATATCATCAAGTTACCCTGCTTTTTTGCTTAATGTTCTACCTATGAACATTGCTATAAAATGATCGGGCTCTTGTTTATTATTACTAGGTTGCTTTGTGTTTTCTTGAATGTATTTAGAAATGTATTCAAGATCAACATCAGACAGTATTAAAACCTCCGCTTCGAACTCCTCCGTTCTTGGATCTACAACGATCCATTCACGAATGTCTTCATTAATAAGTTTTTCTTCATCGAACCTTACAAAATGATGCTCTCCAACACCTAGTTCTTCTGGAACTTTATAAAGTTCTGAATTTTGTTCTCCAAAAACGTATTTCCATACGTAATCATCATCGCAAGTAACAAATCTCCCCACTGTTCCTCCTTGTGTTTAATTCAGCCTAACGAGGCTGTAGAAAAAGCCAACCATGACCCAATCCACGCACCTCAAATTTAATTTCTATCCATTAACCATCGGCTATGATTTATCCGCTGGCAAGTTAATTATTTCGTTATTTCACATTTGTGCGATCAATCACTCTATCTCCGGGTTTGCAAACCAATCTAAGCCAGCCGGACTCATGCTTATACCCACAGGAATACAAGACAAGGAAAAGAAAACAGGAAAACAAGACACCCACTCAAAACATTGACTCACGACCAAAAAACTGTATATTCAGCCAGATAAAAAATACTTCAATGGACCTGAAGACATGCCCAAACCAAGGAAAGCTCAGATTTCACTCGACGCAACGCCCTACTACCACTGTATATCCCGCTGCGTGCGCCGCAGTTTCCTCTGTGGTGTCGATCATTTCACCGGTAAAAGCTATGAACATCGGAGACAATGGGTCGAGGATCGATTGATCCTGTTAGCACGTACCTTTGCTATTGATGTCTGTGCCTTTGCCGTGATGTCAAACCACACCCATACCGTACTTCGGATCAATCAATCGAAAGCCGAAAGCTGGAGCACAAGAGAAGTCATTGAACGTTGGCATGGTATTTATGCCGGTAATGCACTTTCCAAGCGGTATTTATCTGGCGATGCATTACTCGACTGTGAGCACCACCGTTTAAATAGCTTAGCAAAACTATGGCGAGCGCGTTTACACGATATCAGTTGGTTCATGCGATCATTGAATGAACCCATTGCACGTGCAGCCAATCAGGAAGATAAATGCACTGGACGATTCTGGGAGGGCCGGTTTAAATGTCAGGCGTTACTGGATGAACAAGCCTTAGCAGCTTGTCTCGCCTATGTCGATCTGAACCCGATCCGCGCCGGTATTGCCGATTCGCCGGAATCATCGGATCACACATCTGTTCAAAAACGGATTAAAGCAGCAAAGGCTGACGCACCTCATCAACCGGGTTATCTATTACCCTTCGTCGGAAACCCCAGAAAAGACCAACCGGACGGCCTTCAGTTTAACTTACAAAATTACCTCGAGCTAGTGGATTGGACCGGACGAATTCAACGGGACGACAAGCGCGGATCGATCTCAACATCTCTACCGCCGATATTGCAACGTCTGAAGATCAACGAAAAACAGTGGACTCAACTTACTGGAAAAATGGAGTCCTTATTCCCGACCTTCGTTGGCAAAGCTGAACAGGTGAAAATCGCCAGTCAGGGCCTTGGTCACCGGCGGGTTTCTGGATTGGCCCAGTGCCGAAGTTTGTTTCCGACATAAGAACCTAACATAACCCTTCATTTTAAAACACTACCGAGCAAGCTCGGGAGCATTTTGCGCTCTGAATTTGCTATTTACATCCCTTCCAGCTTAATTCCTGGCGTCTCACGACCAAATTTTCTTTTTAATCCGCAAATTGCGCCTAACCTGTGCGAACTGATCCACTGTGTTGCGTAATCCGCCGTTTGGAACTTATGGATGGCTGTCTTTGTTTTTTACACGGCGGTGAGAGGTTTACGATTGTGTATTCCTTTTTCTCCGATACTGGCAACGAACAAAGGGCATAACGCCCGCAACACCGGCAAACCGGAGCGCAGAGTAGGTTTGTCCGAGTGCTTGCGATTGTTAGCATTTATTCATTGGTTGAGCACTTAATTGGTGTTGTTTGAGCTGGAGCACCTTCTAATATGCCTAATGTTTTTTGCGCACTAGCATCAGACGCTTCGACGAAGCCATCAAGAATATCCTCTCTTAATGAAGCAATGCCCTGCAAGGATTCCACAGCAGTTTTCACCCCGGGTGTTGATTCAGAATTCACCGATTTCAAAGTTCCCTTGTCCAACTCCACTCCAAATTTATTGGTTTCAAACAAACCAGCCTCATACTTTATCGCGTACACAGTGCTGTAATCTGCCTCAATAACTTTTTTCGTTATGACATTTGGAGCGCAATACTTAGCGCTGCCTGGCACTTCATACATTGAATGAGTTATGTTTCCTGTTTTAGGGTGTCTAATACGGTCAAATAGAACTTTCTTCTCGACTGGCTTGTACCCGTAAAAAAGTACGCCTTCCGTCTTGCCATTTTCAAATTGAGGATCTTGAACCGTATAGATTTTTCCTGCACAGCCAGATAAAACAACCACAATAGAAATAAGCAAATATTTCATTCTTTTTCTCCTTGTTCAGATTATGTATGGCTAATACCTGAGTAGCTTTCTGCGTCCAGTCGATTGACTTTTTAGCATTCACCTCTCTAGTTCGTGGATAACAATGTCTTCTTCATTTACACCCTCTATAATGGGTACTTTCCAAGTCATGATGCTGAGAGGCTTTTCTCTAACGTTCATTTTTGTCATTAACTCTGGATTCGCCGTATGCGCCATTTCCGGCAGGTAACCAGGCGCCCCAGCCCATGCTTGTGAAAAATCCGCATTTTCTCCAGTAGCTTGTTCCCAAAATGCAATTGACTCATCTATCCAACCATGAAGTTTCCAAAAAGCATTATTAACATGACTTGAATATGGTGCGCCTAACCAATCGTTTGATGGCGAGTCTTCCCAAGGGTCACTTGGAATTTGTTCTGACCAATGTAAATGAAACCAGCCATGGATAGTCCATTCCAATTCAGATCCGTACTCATCCAATGATAGACCTCTTACCCAAGTAGTGTTTCTAAACTCATTTGAAACACGGTTTCTAAAATGCTCTGTTGTGCGCGGATCTTTTGCCCATTGAAATGCTCTTTCTGCCCCTTGCCACAAAGCAGGCATTGGCCATACCTCATCATCGTGCTCATAAGGGATAGGATTCCAACCTATTACACTCGTGTAATTAGGGTCATTCATGTGCGCAAGATGTTTATTCACCATTTCAATCATTTCTCTGTGCATAAAGAGAAAATCAAGCCCTGATCCAGGTTGCCTTTCGAATCTTGGAGGAGTCCAACCTAAGTCTATGAGCTCCTGCCTTTGTGTTTGTGTAAGACCGTTCCACCTTTGTTCATTTCGAACAAGGTGCCATAAATGGTGATAGGTTCTTACCGGAGCAGATGCCAGCATGCTCTTAATCATTGGTGGTAAGACTGTATTCATGAGTATTCCTCCATGAGTTAATTTGTAGTGCTAACGCATTGCTCAGCGGCATGGTGCAGTTGGCGACTTTTTGGCCAGCGAAGCGCTGCCGAAAAGGTGCCAACTGTACCATGTCCGTTGCAGCAACTTGTTATGCGACCATTTGCACCATGTTTATTCATATTCGTAACTATACTATCTGCCAATCAATATGTGGTGATTTTTGCCCAGAATTCACATAAAAATATGCTAAAGCTTTGTATGCTGCTTCATTATCAATACACCAGGACTGAGGATATTCGTCAACTTGGCCATTACCGATAGTAAATTCTATTAAAACTTTTGCATCATTGGTTTTACCCGATACAAAACCAACATCTTCGGGAAAACGCAAATACATTAATAAAGTATTTTCACCACTTTTAAGTAAACAAATTGATTGGCCAGAATCGGCATTAAACCAAGTTTCTACTTTTTCAGTAGTATCTATTAATTCTATATATTCTGATAATTCTTGTTCAGAACCGATGCTAATTTCTTTGTTATTAAAATGTACTTTCATAATTTTTTACGCATAACGCATTGCTCTGCGGCAGTTTTTAGTTGGTGACTTTTGGGCTAAAGTGGCTTGCCCACGCCCAAAAGGCGCCAACTAAAAACTGTCCGTAGCAGCAACTTGTTATGTGGTTTTTTCACATATACTCCATGGTTTAAATGAAGTACCACAATGTAAACACATTTTAGCCTGCCATGATTTTAGTTCTTTACCACAGTTTGGACAATTTCTAATACACTTTTTGCATTGCTCGTGAATACCATGCTCTGCCCATGATGTTGCAACTTCTTGCGATACACCCTCAAGTTTCATTAACGATTGCACACAGGCTTCTTTTGAGCTTTGATCAATTTTACCTAAATTTTCAATCCGTAGACTTCTTCCGAAAACTTCTAAACCACACCGATCACAAACAGTTTTATCCACTCTATTATTCTCTAACTTTTCATTCTCGTTGTTGCCGCTTTTCACATAACAGCTTATTACTTTTCATGCTTCGTAAATAACTTCCAGCCCGCCCGATTTCTCGTTTCCATCACGTTTGTAACCGAGGTCATCAGTGGCTGAACCTAACATTAACTATGAGTGTATCAGCTTTTTGCTGGAGGAAAAGGGAGCATTCCGGCATACATAGACAGGCGTGTTGTCTATGTAAATAAAAACTCAGATTATATTTATGATATTTATCATACACTTAAATTTCTGTATCGGGAGAAACTGCGCTTCGTTTTTCAGGTTCTACATAGACAGAATATTTACAAAAACACTTGAATCGATTATAACTGTTTTTATATACAGCTTTTCAGGGATGATAAATATGAAAAAGTCACCGTTTATGGAGACCGTTAGAAACGCGCTCAGGACGAAGCAATATAGCTTGCAAACTGAAAAGAGTTACTTGTATTGGGTAAGGCAATTCATCATTTTCAATGACAAACGCCACCCAAAGGATATGGGTAACGCTGAAATCGAGCGATTTTTGACACATTTGGCGGTGAACCGCAGCGTAAGCCCTGCAACACAAAATCAGGCACTATGCGCCATTATATTTCTGTACAAGTATGTCATTTGCCGGGATATTACCGATTTACGCTACAGTTTTACGAAAAAACCGATAAGACTTCCTACTGTGCTCAACCCACCTGAAGTGGCAGATATTCTGGCCAATATGGATGGGAAATACCGACTGATTACGAAAATCCTGTATGGTAGTGGCCTGCGTATTAATGAGGCACTGTCCCTTCGGGTTAAGGATATCGATTTTACAAATCAGTCCATTTTTGTATTTCGTGGTAAAGGGCGTAAAGACCGGTATACATTATTACCGGAGTTGATTGTACCTGACCTCAAACTACAAATTGAGCGTTGCAAAAAAATACATCAAGAAGACCTTATCGAAGGGTTTGGATTCAGTTCCTTGCCTGCATCTTTGCATAGAAAATATAAAACCGCTCTGAAAGATTTTGCATGGCAGTATGTGTTTCCGTCCACTGGGCGATGTATTCACCCGAAAGATGGCTACGTCTGCCGTCACCATCTGCACCATTCCGCATACTCTAGAGCGCTCAGGTCAGCCGTAGTGAAGAGCGCCATTCCCAAGCGAGTAACTGCACATACTTTCCGGCACTCCTTTGCAACGACGCTTTTAAAATCCGGTACAGATATTCGAACACTACAGGAACTACTCGGCCATACGGATTTAAAAACAACAGAAATATACACCCACGTAATTAATAACCGGCGCGCAGGATCAATGAGTCCTGTCGATTTGATGGCGGTCGCTTCTGGATAAACCGTCTGATGCACCTTTCCTGTTCACAACTTGCCGTCCCAGTATCACCAACAATATGCCGCCCAATATCGCTATACCTGAGAGGATGAGGCGAAGTGTCAGGGTTTCGTCTGCGAAGAGGATGCCGCCTGCGGCGGCGATGACCGGGACGAGGAGTTGGAGTACGGCGGCCTGGAGGGCGGTGATGCCTTTCAAGGCCATGTACCAGATGGTGTAACCCAGCCCGGAGGCGACTGCGCCGGATAGTACGGCCAGTATGATGCCTTGGACTGTTATATGCGCGGATGAAAGCGTGATGATGCCCAACACCACGACAAACGGGGCGGTGCGCAGGAAGTTGAATGCGGTGTCTGCGAGGGGGTTTTGGGAGGATTTACCGGCCAGTGTGTAGAGGCCCCAGGCGATGCCTGCGATAAGCATAAGGACGAAGCCCCAGAGAGAGGGTGTTGCAAGGCCGGGGAGTACCAGATAAATAAAGCCACCGAAGGCGATGAACACACCGGCCCATTCGAGAGCATGTAATTTATTCCCGGCGTGGATACCGATCAGAATAATAGTGATCTGGACAGCGCCAAACAGGATAAGAGCACCGACACCGGTTTCCAGTGAAATGTAG contains these protein-coding regions:
- a CDS encoding DMT family transporter, translating into MNTLLYTALALIAFAGNSILCRLALGEQSIDAASFTIIRLGSGILMLMVIMPLTAMGKTQSLRDSTAKGSWKASLMLFLYAVCFSYAYISLETGVGALILFGAVQITIILIGIHAGNKLHALEWAGVFIAFGGFIYLVLPGLATPSLWGFVLMLIAGIAWGLYTLAGKSSQNPLADTAFNFLRTAPFVVVLGIITLSSAHITVQGIILAVLSGAVASGLGYTIWYMALKGITALQAAVLQLLVPVIAAAGGILFADETLTLRLILSGIAILGGILLVILGRQVVNRKGASDGLSRSDRHQIDRTH